Proteins encoded by one window of Chryseobacterium sp. POL2:
- a CDS encoding GIN domain-containing protein — translation MKNFVVLMLSMLTLVSCGNIEPKGDIVAKDVELSEFDKLDAKGKFRLFYVESPHNFVTVETTPNFFDNLEINVSNKVLNIKEKRPTEKIGFYNLTIYGKHPFDDVKLADSVELNISSQMKVNDFKLTLQDQSKFIGAVISQKAWVNMTQKSRANLLGKSDLAYVKTADTASIISPYWFVNSLELDAKNNTYTEVNVDEEIKGSVTDTSKLVYYGNPSKKIKVTEKATMQNKVLN, via the coding sequence ATGAAAAATTTTGTCGTTTTAATGTTGTCAATGCTAACATTGGTATCGTGTGGAAATATTGAACCGAAAGGTGATATTGTTGCAAAAGATGTGGAATTGTCGGAGTTTGACAAATTGGATGCAAAAGGTAAATTCAGACTTTTTTATGTGGAAAGCCCTCACAATTTTGTAACTGTTGAGACCACACCCAATTTTTTTGATAATTTAGAAATCAATGTGTCTAATAAAGTTCTGAATATCAAAGAAAAACGTCCTACGGAAAAAATCGGTTTTTATAACTTAACCATTTATGGAAAACATCCTTTTGACGATGTTAAACTTGCTGATTCTGTAGAACTTAACATCTCGAGCCAAATGAAAGTGAATGATTTTAAACTCACACTCCAAGACCAATCCAAATTCATAGGAGCGGTTATTTCGCAGAAAGCTTGGGTTAATATGACCCAAAAAAGCCGCGCCAATCTTTTAGGAAAATCAGATTTAGCTTATGTGAAAACGGCTGATACAGCCAGTATTATTTCGCCTTATTGGTTTGTTAATAGTCTAGAATTGGACGCGAAAAATAATACTTATACAGAAGTAAATGTCGATGAAGAAATAAAAGGAAGCGTGACCGATACCAGCAAATTGGTATATTACGGCAATCCTTCAAAAAAAATAAAAGTGACCGAAAAGGCAACTATGCAAAATAAAGTTCTAAACTAA
- a CDS encoding glycosyltransferase family 2 protein: MNLSIVVPLLNEEESIEELFNRIDAVCRQHQLSYEVWFVDDGSTDLSWSIIENLKVQYPQIHGIKFSRNYGKSQALHAAFERVKGEVVITMDADLQDFPEEIPELYDMVLKDDYDIVSGWKKKRFDNVMTKNLPSKIFNGAARKLSGVYLHDFNCGLKAYKKQVVKSIDVYGDMHRYIPVLAANAGFRRITEKIVQHQARPYGTSKFGTERFIRGFLDLVTLWFVSRFGGRPMHFFGAAGTLMFIIGFLSALWLGISKLIDVSKGVYGHLIALNPWFYIALTMMILGTLLFVAGFLGEMIIRTKREHKNYNIEEVI, from the coding sequence ATGAATCTATCCATAGTAGTTCCACTTCTTAATGAAGAAGAATCCATAGAAGAATTATTCAACCGAATTGATGCTGTTTGCCGACAGCATCAGTTATCTTATGAAGTCTGGTTTGTTGATGACGGCAGTACAGATTTGTCATGGAGTATTATCGAAAATTTAAAAGTACAATATCCACAAATTCATGGGATAAAATTCTCTCGCAACTATGGGAAATCTCAAGCTTTGCACGCTGCTTTTGAGAGAGTTAAGGGTGAAGTTGTCATTACAATGGATGCTGATTTGCAAGATTTTCCAGAAGAAATTCCTGAACTTTACGATATGGTTCTTAAAGACGATTACGACATTGTTTCGGGTTGGAAAAAGAAACGTTTTGATAACGTTATGACAAAGAATCTTCCATCAAAAATCTTTAATGGTGCCGCCAGAAAACTTTCGGGCGTTTATCTTCACGATTTCAATTGCGGTTTAAAGGCTTATAAAAAACAAGTTGTAAAATCGATTGATGTCTATGGTGATATGCACCGATATATTCCGGTTTTGGCTGCCAATGCTGGATTCCGACGAATTACAGAAAAAATAGTGCAACATCAGGCAAGACCTTACGGCACATCAAAATTCGGGACAGAACGTTTTATTCGTGGCTTTCTGGATCTCGTAACGCTTTGGTTTGTAAGTCGTTTTGGTGGTCGACCGATGCATTTTTTCGGAGCAGCAGGAACGCTGATGTTTATCATTGGATTTTTGTCGGCACTTTGGCTAGGAATTTCTAAATTGATAGATGTTTCCAAAGGAGTTTATGGTCATCTTATAGCGCTTAATCCTTGGTTTTATATCGCATTAACCATGATGATTCTTGGAACTTTGCTATTTGTTGCAGGTTTCCTTGGCGAGATGATTATCAGAACCAAAAGAGAGCACAAAAATTATAATATAGAAGAGGTGATTTAA
- a CDS encoding DUF4199 domain-containing protein, translating to MTKNPVIIGLVLYGITMLLFFGVYYFFANANYWDTSMKINAFGLTFIYGITAFISTYRLRKGTRITYPQAFKQSFVTLFVGGFLSMASMFLFLNYVDTSARDLLNYQYIQTELNNLEEAYQKQKIDAAHHKDSNVVVDLEKSYKEAKEAREIALKEKRNYFSLEFLGKLFGGILLFYLLLSIIIAAFLKNKKRYE from the coding sequence ATGACGAAAAATCCAGTTATTATTGGTTTAGTTTTATACGGAATAACGATGTTATTGTTCTTTGGCGTATATTATTTTTTTGCAAATGCTAATTATTGGGATACCAGTATGAAAATCAATGCATTTGGTTTAACATTCATTTATGGTATAACGGCTTTTATATCCACTTATCGGTTGAGAAAAGGCACAAGAATAACTTATCCGCAAGCCTTCAAACAATCTTTTGTAACATTATTTGTAGGTGGCTTTTTGTCCATGGCAAGCATGTTTTTGTTTCTCAATTATGTTGATACTAGCGCAAGAGATTTGCTGAATTATCAATATATACAGACGGAACTTAACAATCTTGAAGAAGCTTATCAAAAACAAAAAATTGATGCAGCCCATCACAAAGATTCCAATGTAGTTGTGGATTTGGAGAAAAGTTACAAAGAAGCAAAAGAGGCTAGAGAAATTGCTTTAAAGGAAAAACGAAACTATTTTTCGTTAGAATTTTTAGGAAAACTCTTTGGGGGCATCTTATTATTTTATTTACTTTTGTCTATCATTATTGCTGCGTTTTTGAAAAACAAAAAACGTTACGAATAA
- a CDS encoding metal-dependent hydrolase — protein MKIKFLGQNCFLFTHNGKTILSDPFYNFQKDKTGFDILSQKIDYVLVTHAHGDHTADVAEVLANHPEATVIGQPEICGYYKHANNIDINFGGSAKIDDLKISMVPANHTSSFPDGTYGGLAAGYIFRLPGKNLYLAGDTGVSAEMAIFPKVFGKLDVSILPIGRHYTMCPRKAAFAAKELLLTPKVIGCHFDTFEPIKINHDNAKKHFADAGIDFVLPELGEEFEF, from the coding sequence ATGAAAATAAAATTCTTAGGACAAAACTGTTTTTTGTTCACACACAACGGAAAAACAATACTGAGCGATCCTTTCTATAACTTTCAAAAAGATAAAACAGGATTTGATATTTTATCACAAAAGATTGATTATGTGTTGGTTACACATGCTCATGGCGATCATACAGCCGACGTGGCAGAAGTTCTTGCAAATCATCCTGAAGCGACAGTTATTGGACAACCAGAGATTTGTGGATATTACAAACATGCTAACAATATTGACATTAACTTTGGAGGATCCGCGAAGATAGATGATCTTAAAATATCTATGGTGCCTGCAAATCATACGAGCTCTTTCCCAGACGGAACTTATGGGGGATTAGCAGCAGGATATATTTTCCGTTTGCCAGGCAAAAATCTTTATTTAGCAGGCGATACAGGCGTTTCTGCAGAGATGGCAATTTTCCCGAAAGTATTCGGAAAGTTGGATGTTTCTATTCTTCCGATTGGTCGTCATTACACGATGTGTCCAAGAAAAGCGGCTTTTGCAGCGAAAGAATTGTTGCTAACGCCTAAAGTTATTGGTTGTCATTTCGATACATTTGAGCCGATCAAAATTAATCATGACAATGCCAAGAAACATTTTGCAGATGCAGGAATTGATTTTGTTTTACCAGAATTAGGAGAGGAATTTGAATTTTAA
- a CDS encoding SRPBCC family protein: protein MQIKAFVNCQMLIRKPIDEVFNAFIDPEITTEFWFTKSSGQLKVGETTTWTWEMYNVSTEVQTLKIIPNQKIETLWGNPATHVDYDFISMKNGTLVQIKSYGYTQEGEELLNVINDNTGGFTTVLDACKAWLEHGVKLNLIEDKFPSE from the coding sequence ATGCAAATCAAGGCTTTTGTGAATTGTCAAATGCTCATAAGAAAACCTATTGATGAGGTTTTTAATGCATTCATTGATCCAGAAATCACAACTGAATTTTGGTTCACAAAATCAAGTGGTCAACTAAAAGTGGGTGAAACCACAACTTGGACTTGGGAAATGTATAATGTTTCAACAGAAGTACAAACTCTGAAGATAATCCCCAATCAAAAGATTGAAACGCTTTGGGGAAATCCTGCAACACACGTAGATTATGACTTTATATCCATGAAAAACGGAACTTTGGTACAGATTAAAAGTTATGGTTATACCCAAGAAGGCGAGGAGTTATTGAATGTCATTAATGATAATACTGGCGGTTTTACAACGGTTTTGGACGCTTGCAAAGCTTGGTTAGAGCATGGTGTAAAACTTAATTTGATAGAAGATAAATTTCCATCGGAATAA
- the menA gene encoding 1,4-dihydroxy-2-naphthoate octaprenyltransferase, with product MKHWIQAARLRTLPLSLSGIILGSFIAKWRLSEEGGVWDWKVFALALLVTLLYQILSNFANDYGDGVKGTDQLRINEAESRAVASGKITPKQMKNAVIIMAILSFVATIALLYVAFVPSYMNDFYIFIGLGIASILAAIGYTVGKKPYGYMGLGDIFVFIFFGLLSVCGSYFLFTKSFSWDILIPGAAIGMLSMAVLNLNNMRDMENDAASGKKTLALRLGFKNAMIYEMLLLQLPILLILTFLMINGLQAAGNYYAFIVMILLFPFAALRRKIMQVKAHEELDPFLKQVGILTFMMAVLTAFGLNFFK from the coding sequence ATGAAACATTGGATACAAGCAGCACGTCTGCGTACTTTACCACTTTCTCTCAGTGGAATTATTTTAGGTTCTTTTATTGCCAAATGGCGATTGTCTGAAGAAGGAGGTGTTTGGGATTGGAAGGTTTTTGCATTGGCACTTTTGGTGACTTTGTTGTATCAGATACTTTCCAATTTTGCTAATGATTATGGCGATGGCGTGAAGGGAACAGACCAATTGAGAATTAACGAAGCAGAATCCAGAGCCGTGGCTTCTGGGAAAATAACGCCAAAACAAATGAAAAACGCCGTCATTATAATGGCCATTTTATCATTTGTAGCAACTATTGCGCTTTTGTATGTCGCTTTTGTTCCTAGTTATATGAATGATTTTTACATTTTCATAGGATTAGGCATTGCCAGTATTTTGGCGGCCATTGGTTACACAGTTGGTAAAAAACCTTATGGTTACATGGGCTTGGGCGATATTTTCGTTTTTATATTTTTCGGATTGCTATCGGTTTGTGGTAGTTATTTTTTGTTTACCAAAAGTTTTAGTTGGGATATATTAATCCCAGGTGCTGCTATAGGAATGCTAAGTATGGCAGTACTCAATCTCAACAATATGCGCGATATGGAAAACGACGCAGCTTCAGGCAAAAAAACTTTGGCATTGAGACTTGGTTTTAAAAATGCAATGATTTACGAAATGTTATTGTTGCAACTTCCTATCTTGTTGATTTTAACCTTTTTAATGATTAATGGTTTACAAGCTGCGGGCAATTATTATGCATTTATTGTTATGATTTTGTTGTTTCCATTTGCAGCTTTGCGACGAAAAATTATGCAAGTGAAAGCCCATGAAGAGCTTGATCCTTTTCTAAAACAAGTTGGGATTTTAACCTTTATGATGGCGGTTTTAACAGCTTTCGGACTTAATTTTTTTAAATAA
- a CDS encoding 1,4-dihydroxy-2-naphthoyl-CoA synthase, which produces MIDWKTVKEYDDITYKKCGGVARIAFNRPEVRNAFRPKTTSELYDAFFDASEDPSIGVVLLSGEGPSPKDGGWAFCSGGDQKARGQKGYVGEDGRHRLNILEVQRLIRFMPKVVIAVVPGWAVGGGHSLHVVCDLTLASEEHAIFKQTDADVTSFDGGYGSAYLAKMVGQKKAREIFFLGRNYSAQEAFEMGMVNKVVPHAELEDTAYEWAQEILGKSPMSIRMLKFAMNLTDDGMVGQQVFAGEATRLAYMTDEAKEGRNAFLEKRKPDFGEDQWIS; this is translated from the coding sequence ATGATAGACTGGAAAACGGTTAAAGAATACGACGATATTACCTACAAAAAATGTGGTGGCGTAGCCAGAATTGCTTTTAACAGACCAGAGGTACGAAATGCCTTTCGTCCAAAAACGACTTCAGAACTCTATGATGCCTTTTTTGATGCTTCAGAAGATCCATCTATTGGCGTGGTATTGTTGTCTGGCGAAGGTCCAAGTCCTAAAGATGGCGGTTGGGCATTTTGTAGTGGTGGCGACCAAAAAGCACGTGGACAAAAAGGTTATGTGGGCGAAGATGGAAGACACCGTCTTAATATTTTGGAGGTCCAACGTTTGATTCGTTTTATGCCAAAGGTCGTTATTGCTGTTGTTCCGGGTTGGGCCGTTGGTGGCGGACACTCGCTGCATGTAGTTTGTGATTTAACATTGGCTAGTGAAGAGCATGCTATTTTTAAACAAACCGATGCGGATGTTACCAGTTTTGATGGCGGTTATGGTTCTGCCTATTTAGCCAAAATGGTGGGGCAGAAAAAAGCCCGTGAAATTTTCTTTTTAGGTAGAAATTATTCTGCACAAGAAGCATTTGAAATGGGAATGGTTAACAAAGTTGTTCCTCATGCAGAGCTTGAAGATACAGCCTATGAGTGGGCACAAGAGATTCTTGGAAAATCTCCAATGTCTATCAGAATGCTGAAGTTTGCAATGAATCTTACAGATGACGGTATGGTTGGTCAACAAGTTTTCGCAGGCGAAGCAACCCGTTTGGCTTATATGACAGATGAGGCTAAAGAAGGTCGAAATGCGTTTTTGGAAAAACGCAAACCAGACTTCGGCGAAGATCAATGGATATCTTAA
- a CDS encoding DUF4920 domain-containing protein translates to MKNLLFLLGLGLGVMTFAQAGPPAGEAKVGEFYGKDVETKVAKKAISVSNLNKKLTKEAKVENIAVKGTVTEVCPKKGCWVKLKSDEGKDFFVKMKDYAFFVPEALVGKTVVMEGNAESKTTSVNELKHYAEDAKKSQEEIDAIKEPKTETRFLASAIKVVK, encoded by the coding sequence ATGAAAAATCTGTTGTTTTTATTGGGTTTAGGTCTTGGTGTTATGACATTCGCACAAGCGGGACCTCCAGCTGGAGAAGCTAAAGTAGGAGAATTCTACGGAAAAGATGTTGAAACGAAAGTTGCGAAAAAAGCCATTTCGGTTTCTAATCTTAATAAAAAGTTAACCAAAGAGGCAAAAGTTGAAAACATTGCGGTAAAAGGAACGGTTACAGAAGTGTGTCCAAAAAAAGGATGTTGGGTAAAACTAAAATCAGATGAAGGCAAAGACTTTTTTGTAAAAATGAAAGATTATGCTTTCTTCGTGCCAGAAGCTTTAGTTGGAAAAACAGTTGTTATGGAAGGAAATGCTGAAAGCAAAACGACTTCTGTTAACGAATTAAAACATTATGCAGAAGATGCAAAAAAATCGCAAGAAGAAATTGATGCGATAAAAGAGCCAAAAACAGAAACACGCTTTTTAGCAAGTGCTATAAAAGTGGTAAAATAA
- a CDS encoding LTA synthase family protein — MDIKKLKAFFYLGAFYLLISFLLRIVFIFHPITTSSFGFFESIGVILLGMINDIFIFSIASVFLVIYFLFLSNSKYDKPWGYIIFGLLLAFALYIAFVPNNIFKQYGGSVAEIALIFVGLKTILFGLLLFVPNQRVRFRNILYFITLFLYVFLIIQNAVSEYFFWNEFGVRYNFIAVDYLIYTNEVIGNIMESYPVVPLFSVMIAIAILVTIFIYNRTKSELLTLPNFVQKMIFVATYIVLFGLSLFVIGQIKKIHYQNTFSEEIKSNGLEKFYTAFNTKSLDYVQFYPSMGEAQAQTEFLKQFSPSELRRPVVSDHPELRKNVVLISIESLSADFMSHYGNQNNVTPFLDSLATKSMMFTNMYATGNRTVRGLEALTLCIPPTAGESVVKRIDNKNKFTTGSVFKSKDYQVKYLYGGDSYFDNMKDFFGGNNYDIVDRAAFKPNEITFANIWGVSDEDMAEKAVETMNKEAKAGKAFFNHWMTVSNHRPFTYPDGRIDIPGTAKSRDGGVKYTDYSIKKFFEMAKKQDWYKNTIFVIVSDHCASSAGKTELPMDKYRIPAMIFSEGLIEAKQVNTLMSQIDLMPTLFGLMNFNYESQFLGQDIFKPNYQPRAYIATYQDLGLIKNNILTIISPTKKVKQYDLKLQKNDISANFNPYFDEIPRTQIDEKLKNETIATYESTSLWLKNKKLDKTVSK; from the coding sequence ATGGACATCAAAAAACTGAAAGCATTTTTTTACCTCGGTGCGTTTTATCTTTTAATCTCATTTTTGTTGAGAATCGTCTTTATTTTTCATCCAATAACCACAAGTAGCTTTGGCTTTTTTGAGAGTATCGGTGTCATTCTACTTGGGATGATTAACGATATTTTCATTTTTTCTATAGCTTCTGTTTTTTTGGTGATTTACTTTTTATTTTTATCAAATTCTAAATATGATAAACCTTGGGGCTATATTATTTTTGGATTGTTGCTAGCATTTGCATTGTATATTGCATTTGTCCCGAATAATATTTTTAAACAATATGGCGGGTCGGTTGCGGAAATTGCTTTAATTTTTGTGGGTTTAAAAACAATTCTTTTCGGATTATTACTTTTTGTTCCTAACCAGCGTGTGCGCTTCAGGAATATACTTTATTTCATCACACTTTTTTTGTATGTGTTTTTGATTATTCAAAATGCAGTAAGCGAGTATTTTTTCTGGAACGAGTTCGGGGTTCGATACAACTTTATCGCTGTAGATTATTTGATTTATACCAACGAGGTTATCGGAAATATTATGGAATCTTATCCTGTTGTTCCGTTGTTTTCGGTGATGATTGCCATAGCAATTCTGGTTACAATTTTCATTTATAATAGGACCAAATCCGAGCTTTTAACACTTCCTAATTTTGTGCAGAAAATGATTTTTGTAGCCACTTATATTGTGTTGTTTGGACTAAGTTTGTTCGTGATTGGTCAAATTAAAAAAATACATTATCAAAATACGTTTTCGGAAGAGATTAAAAGTAATGGTTTAGAAAAATTTTATACCGCTTTTAATACGAAATCGCTGGATTATGTACAATTTTATCCAAGTATGGGCGAGGCGCAAGCGCAAACTGAATTTTTAAAACAATTTTCACCTTCAGAGCTTCGTCGTCCAGTGGTTTCTGATCATCCCGAACTTAGAAAAAACGTGGTGCTAATCTCTATAGAAAGTCTGTCTGCGGATTTTATGTCACATTACGGAAACCAAAATAATGTAACGCCATTTTTAGACAGTTTGGCGACCAAAAGTATGATGTTTACCAATATGTATGCAACGGGGAATCGTACGGTTCGCGGGCTAGAAGCTTTGACATTGTGCATCCCACCAACGGCTGGCGAAAGTGTGGTAAAAAGAATTGATAATAAAAATAAATTCACGACGGGATCGGTTTTCAAATCCAAAGATTATCAAGTCAAATATCTTTATGGCGGCGATTCTTATTTTGATAACATGAAAGATTTCTTTGGTGGAAACAATTATGATATTGTGGATCGCGCAGCTTTTAAACCAAATGAAATTACATTTGCTAATATTTGGGGCGTAAGTGATGAAGATATGGCTGAAAAAGCTGTCGAAACTATGAATAAAGAAGCTAAAGCTGGGAAAGCATTTTTTAACCATTGGATGACCGTGAGTAATCACAGACCTTTTACCTATCCCGACGGAAGAATTGATATTCCGGGAACGGCAAAATCTCGTGATGGCGGCGTTAAATACACGGATTATTCGATTAAGAAGTTCTTCGAAATGGCGAAAAAGCAAGATTGGTACAAGAATACAATTTTCGTCATTGTGTCGGACCATTGCGCTTCTTCTGCTGGTAAAACAGAACTTCCGATGGATAAATATAGAATTCCTGCCATGATTTTCTCCGAAGGACTTATAGAAGCAAAACAGGTTAATACTTTGATGTCGCAGATAGATTTGATGCCGACTTTATTTGGTTTAATGAATTTCAATTATGAAAGTCAATTTTTAGGACAAGATATTTTTAAACCCAATTATCAGCCGCGTGCTTATATTGCGACTTATCAAGATTTAGGATTAATTAAGAATAATATTTTGACCATTATTTCACCAACTAAAAAAGTGAAACAATATGATCTGAAACTTCAAAAAAATGATATTTCAGCGAATTTTAATCCGTATTTCGATGAAATTCCGAGAACTCAAATTGATGAAAAATTAAAGAACGAAACCATCGCAACCTACGAGAGCACGTCGCTTTGGCTAAAAAATAAGAAGTTAGATAAGACTGTTTCCAAATAA
- a CDS encoding GIN domain-containing protein, with protein MKTNKICLVLLALSLSLSACNYSKSNGESEFSVGGFSLGSSEGKGALIDKTYTFNFDEIKTSNSLDVEIVKSNTEKIVVNAPSDIIDKIEVTQEGSTAIIRVAKGVRNLSTNRVRVKVYAKDFSKLSTSSSSTVKVLDSFKSDKFDIQASSSSTIKGDFDAANVSIQVNSSADFYGQVIAKNVVAQVSSSGTLSMKGRSENLSGQASSSGDLEAAEFTADTATLQASSSGGIKVGVRNSVTGSASSSADIVVLKRGDLKNVTVKESSSGSVSVK; from the coding sequence ATGAAAACAAATAAAATTTGCCTCGTATTATTAGCATTAAGCTTATCATTAAGTGCATGTAACTATTCAAAATCCAATGGCGAATCCGAGTTCAGCGTTGGCGGTTTTTCCTTGGGAAGCAGTGAAGGAAAAGGTGCATTAATAGACAAAACTTACACTTTCAATTTTGATGAAATTAAAACCTCGAATTCTTTGGATGTAGAAATTGTAAAATCCAACACCGAAAAAATCGTTGTCAACGCGCCATCTGACATTATTGACAAAATTGAAGTAACGCAAGAAGGATCCACAGCCATTATCCGCGTTGCAAAAGGCGTGAGAAACCTTTCCACCAACCGTGTTCGCGTGAAAGTCTATGCCAAAGATTTTTCTAAATTATCCACTTCTTCTAGTTCGACAGTTAAAGTACTAGACAGCTTCAAATCTGACAAATTTGACATCCAGGCGTCCAGCTCTTCAACGATAAAAGGCGATTTTGACGCGGCTAATGTTTCTATCCAAGTCAACAGCAGCGCCGATTTTTATGGTCAAGTCATTGCGAAAAATGTTGTCGCACAAGTTTCTTCTTCTGGAACATTAAGCATGAAAGGTCGTTCGGAAAATTTGTCAGGTCAAGCCTCATCTTCTGGTGATTTGGAAGCAGCAGAATTTACAGCTGACACGGCAACATTACAAGCCTCATCATCAGGAGGCATAAAAGTTGGTGTGAGAAATTCCGTAACTGGAAGCGCCTCATCAAGTGCTGACATAGTTGTTCTTAAACGTGGCGACCTTAAGAATGTCACTGTAAAAGAAAGCAGTTCTGGCTCGGTAAGCGTTAAGTAA
- a CDS encoding LolA family protein has protein sequence MKKILEKTTLLGISLFTFGISFAQKIDRKSQSILDAVTSNYKSKKNTYFKFTYGSGTGQVTKAETGIFYSSDDKYKLKIMGIEQIFDGSKVYNINDSDKEVTIAKPNDNDVMFSPLSYLESYKKDYNVTYVGKKNINGKSLDYIKMTPVKDNGLKQVNLYVNTPQKKLVKLEQIATNNQIATINISDYKENQNLSSGIFSFDKSKYAKYLITEL, from the coding sequence ATGAAAAAAATATTAGAAAAGACGACGTTGTTGGGGATTTCATTATTCACGTTTGGAATTTCGTTTGCCCAAAAGATTGATCGAAAATCACAAAGCATTTTGGATGCGGTAACGTCAAATTATAAAAGTAAAAAAAACACCTACTTCAAATTTACTTACGGTTCTGGAACTGGACAAGTAACCAAAGCAGAAACAGGAATTTTTTATTCTAGTGATGATAAGTACAAACTTAAAATCATGGGTATAGAACAAATATTCGACGGTAGCAAAGTTTACAACATCAATGATAGCGACAAAGAAGTAACCATTGCAAAACCTAATGATAACGACGTCATGTTTTCGCCACTTAGTTATCTAGAATCTTATAAAAAAGATTACAATGTAACTTATGTTGGTAAGAAAAATATCAATGGGAAATCTTTGGATTATATCAAAATGACACCAGTAAAAGACAATGGGCTGAAACAGGTTAATCTCTATGTCAACACACCACAAAAAAAATTGGTGAAACTGGAGCAAATCGCGACGAACAACCAAATCGCGACTATTAACATTAGCGATTACAAAGAAAATCAAAATTTGTCATCGGGTATTTTTAGCTTTGATAAATCCAAATATGCCAAATATTTAATTACAGAACTTTAA
- a CDS encoding LptF/LptG family permease: MKKLDQYIIKTFFGPFFFIFSVLFFIFIVNIIWVQMSQFTGKGLSYWEIIKFLFYMSASVVSMVLPLTILLSSIMTFGDFGERYELAAMKAAGISLTRVMAPLFITATFLSLLLFGFSNNIIPDFQRKAKNMLFNIVSSKPALNFTPGVFIDQISGFSVKFDKITGENGENLEGVFLHKNSNSYENQQTVISKSGRFAKAVDPNYLKLILYNGYVYEDEMNNKTYQERLNQPNQAIKFDTLVYHFDISELINQAIENERITDDYRFQSYAEVAETLEKTNANNKISVNSIANQSMLMVNSYVPYLDDKKNKTKATPNFTADKLDQDKKLEVLYNAYAKLNNLKDTNRMSQDQVLEMKKYKNKVIIYQQRIISFSVTCIIFFLIGASLGSIIRKGGMGLPVVIAIVIFIIFYVINLSVENLSWKGELDPYLATWFPNIILFPFSIWLTYKALTDSQLFDIEKYKALLKPITKRFSKNKEHQRYQ; this comes from the coding sequence TTGAAAAAGTTAGACCAATATATCATTAAAACTTTTTTCGGGCCATTTTTTTTCATTTTTAGTGTCCTGTTTTTTATCTTCATTGTTAACATCATTTGGGTGCAGATGTCGCAATTTACAGGTAAAGGCCTGAGTTATTGGGAGATTATCAAATTTTTGTTTTACATGAGTGCGAGCGTTGTGTCGATGGTATTGCCACTTACGATTCTACTTTCGTCGATTATGACCTTTGGGGATTTTGGGGAACGCTACGAACTTGCAGCCATGAAAGCCGCAGGCATCAGCCTTACAAGAGTTATGGCGCCTTTGTTCATCACCGCAACTTTTCTCTCGTTGTTGCTATTTGGCTTTTCCAATAACATTATCCCCGATTTTCAGAGGAAAGCGAAGAATATGTTGTTCAACATTGTTTCTAGCAAACCGGCTCTTAACTTTACACCGGGTGTTTTCATCGATCAAATCTCAGGATTCTCTGTTAAATTTGATAAAATAACGGGCGAAAATGGTGAAAACCTAGAAGGTGTTTTTCTTCATAAAAACTCCAATTCTTACGAAAATCAACAAACGGTAATTTCTAAAAGTGGTCGTTTTGCAAAAGCAGTTGATCCTAATTATTTGAAGTTAATCCTTTACAATGGTTACGTTTATGAAGATGAAATGAACAACAAAACCTATCAGGAACGCCTTAACCAACCCAATCAGGCTATAAAATTCGATACTTTAGTCTATCATTTCGATATCAGCGAACTCATCAATCAAGCTATTGAAAACGAAAGAATAACAGATGATTATCGTTTTCAAAGTTACGCGGAAGTTGCCGAAACTCTTGAGAAAACAAATGCTAATAACAAAATTAGCGTTAACAGCATTGCCAATCAGTCCATGTTGATGGTTAATTCTTATGTGCCATACCTTGATGATAAAAAAAATAAAACCAAAGCAACGCCCAATTTCACCGCAGACAAATTAGATCAAGATAAAAAACTTGAAGTTTTGTATAACGCCTATGCGAAACTTAACAATCTGAAAGACACCAACCGAATGTCGCAAGATCAAGTTTTAGAAATGAAAAAATATAAAAACAAAGTTATCATCTATCAACAACGGATTATATCTTTCTCAGTGACTTGTATCATTTTCTTTTTAATTGGCGCCAGCTTAGGTTCCATTATTAGAAAAGGCGGCATGGGACTTCCCGTAGTTATCGCCATTGTTATTTTTATCATTTTCTACGTGATTAACCTGAGTGTCGAAAACCTTTCTTGGAAAGGCGAACTCGATCCTTATTTAGCGACTTGGTTCCCGAATATCATATTGTTCCCATTCAGTATTTGGTTGACTTACAAAGCACTTACCGACTCTCAACTATTTGATATTGAAAAATATAAAGCTTTATTAAAACCAATTACCAAGCGTTTTTCAAAGAATAAAGAACATCAACGTTATCAATAA